Proteins encoded by one window of Blautia luti:
- a CDS encoding polysaccharide deacetylase family protein, translating into MNLNYISLKRYLRYLKFPLLFCAAFFAGAAAGKIISHYTQNPASVPSSSQSSSWGLSFQEEGKRPVGNATIEELSQYDAFFAENTVEKKIYLTFDAGYENGNTSAILDALKNHQAPATFFVVGNFISENQDLIKRMEAEGHTVGNHTMTHPDMSKISTQESFQKELAGVEDIYKEITGKEMTKFYRPPQGIYSTLNLSMAKEMGYHTFFWSLAYVDWYQDNQPDPQEAIAKLTKRIHPGAIVLLHSTSSTNAQILDELLSKWEEMGYSFHSLNELVSAS; encoded by the coding sequence ATGAATCTCAACTACATATCTCTGAAACGATATCTGCGATATCTGAAATTTCCCCTTTTATTCTGTGCTGCCTTTTTTGCAGGCGCTGCTGCCGGGAAAATTATTTCACACTATACACAGAACCCGGCTTCTGTTCCTTCATCTTCCCAGAGTTCCAGCTGGGGGCTTAGTTTTCAGGAAGAAGGAAAACGTCCCGTGGGGAATGCCACGATTGAAGAACTGTCTCAGTATGATGCTTTCTTTGCAGAAAATACGGTGGAAAAGAAAATCTATCTTACCTTCGATGCCGGATATGAAAACGGAAATACATCTGCGATTCTGGATGCATTGAAGAATCATCAGGCTCCGGCTACTTTTTTCGTTGTGGGAAATTTTATTTCGGAGAATCAGGATTTGATCAAACGAATGGAAGCTGAGGGGCATACTGTTGGAAATCATACGATGACCCATCCGGATATGTCGAAGATTTCTACGCAGGAATCCTTTCAGAAAGAATTAGCTGGTGTGGAAGATATTTATAAAGAGATCACCGGAAAAGAAATGACGAAATTTTACCGGCCGCCACAGGGGATCTACAGTACTCTGAATCTGTCTATGGCTAAGGAAATGGGGTATCATACGTTCTTCTGGAGTCTTGCTTATGTAGACTGGTATCAGGATAACCAGCCGGATCCGCAGGAAGCTATCGCGAAGCTGACGAAGCGGATTCATCCGGGGGCTATTGTACTGCTGCATAGTACCTCTTCTACTAATGCGCAAATTCTGGATGAACTATTAAGCAAATGGGAAGAGATGGGGTATTCGTTTCATTCTTTAAATGAATTAGTTTCTGCATCCTGA
- a CDS encoding cysteine ABC transporter substrate-binding protein → MKKKLLAVLLATGVAATTLLGGSILVSAADDGGNTAQARTLDEIKEDGKIKIGVFSDKNPFGYVDENGDVQGYDVYFGKRLAKDLLGSEDDVEFTYVEAASRVEYLQSAKVDVILANFTVTDDRAEKVDFALPYMKVALGVVSPDNAVITDVKDLEGKKLIVVKGTTAETYFTDNYPDIELVKYDEYQEAYDALLDGRGDAFSTDNTEVLAWAQQNEGFSVGIESLGDIDTIAPAVQKGNTDLLNAINDEIKSLADEQFFHKDFEETLKPVYGDDINPEDLVVEGGVVDSEDTATEDADEAETTDADAASDDTKDAETTEEPEETEAADAE, encoded by the coding sequence ATGAAGAAAAAATTATTAGCAGTTTTATTAGCAACAGGCGTAGCAGCAACAACACTTTTGGGTGGAAGTATTCTTGTAAGTGCAGCAGATGACGGCGGAAACACTGCACAGGCCCGTACTCTTGACGAGATCAAAGAAGACGGAAAGATCAAAATCGGTGTATTCAGCGATAAGAACCCATTCGGATATGTAGATGAAAACGGTGATGTTCAGGGATACGATGTATACTTCGGGAAGAGACTTGCCAAAGACCTCCTTGGAAGTGAAGATGATGTAGAATTTACATATGTAGAAGCAGCAAGCCGTGTAGAATATCTGCAGTCTGCAAAAGTAGACGTAATCCTTGCAAACTTCACAGTAACAGATGACAGAGCAGAGAAAGTAGATTTCGCACTTCCATACATGAAAGTAGCTCTCGGCGTTGTTTCTCCTGACAATGCAGTGATCACAGATGTAAAAGATCTGGAAGGCAAGAAACTGATCGTTGTAAAAGGAACAACAGCAGAAACCTATTTCACAGACAACTATCCGGACATCGAACTTGTAAAATATGATGAATACCAGGAAGCATACGATGCACTTCTTGACGGAAGAGGAGATGCATTCTCCACAGATAACACAGAAGTACTTGCATGGGCACAACAGAATGAAGGATTCTCTGTAGGAATCGAATCCCTCGGTGACATTGACACAATTGCACCAGCAGTACAGAAAGGCAACACAGACCTTCTGAATGCGATTAACGATGAGATTAAATCTCTGGCAGACGAACAGTTCTTCCACAAAGACTTCGAAGAAACTCTGAAACCAGTTTACGGTGATGACATCAATCCGGAAGACCTTGTTGTTGAAGGCGGCGTTGTAGACAGCGAAGATACAGCAACAGAAGATGCAGATGAAGCAGAAACAACAGATGCAGACGCAGCATCCGATGATACAAAAGACGCAGAAACAACAGAAGAACCTGAAGAAACAGAGGCAGCAGACGCTGAATAA